A window of Salmo trutta chromosome 33, fSalTru1.1, whole genome shotgun sequence genomic DNA:
GAAAGCTGGAGCACAAAATCTGACTACAGAGAaaagtggataaaacagtgtttctCAGTGAACAATGGTGTGGACACCTGATAGCCTCACATTGTCAGGAACAGAACCTTCACAATCAGCTTCAAACTTCTGTTTTGtacattatttttttataaataaaatatgaacATTTATTTTACTTTGGTATCATTCATATTACAGTAGTGGACTTCATTCCTGTTACTGTTTCACTTTATCTGAAAAATTACTCTTCAGGTAACTTGGTATTCAGTAATATTAGATATTTGGCCACATTTCTGTCTGACTTAGCCTGAGTGACTAGATCAGAACATATCTAATCAGGACCTTAACAGCCCCACGTGACATACAGGACCAAGCCAGCAGCACAGGGCAATGACGTCCTGTTATACAGGATGTTTAATTCATTAatgtacacacatgcacagagagTGAATAGAATTTCCCAACACAGTCTTGGTTTTTGGCATACCATTGCTTTAGGGTTAATTTTCATTCAGAAGTCAGAATTTCTCTGATGTTTATGTCCAAGTCATTGTTGGCTCATACGAATCAACCAGGTAAGgacaacattttatttgaatgttTCTCTGGGACTCTGAAGTGTAAGCAAGCTAAAGGAATCTCAGTATAGCAGGTCCAGCTTCTCCGTCAGGTTCTCTGTCGCTTACTACTAAGTGTGGAAGACAAACACTGCCTGTTTGTTCTGTATCACTTGCTTTACATTAAGTGCAAACTCCCAACCTCTCAGAACATGACTCAACCATTACCTCCAACCACTGAGATGACGGTTAGGGTTCCATTCAATCAGTATCGCTTAAGCGTTACAGATTGCTTGATCTACATTTGActgagctgacatatgcagcgtttacagtgaatgcagtctccgctaacgcgggaacattgcctttacatttctatcacgCTGTAACACTCaacttcagcgatacagattaAATCCAGCCCTTAGTCTATAGAAGACTCCGATTGGATTCCTGTACAGTACGTCCTATGGTTTACAAGTATCTCAATGGTACCGCCTTTGATTGGTTTTagagtgataaaaaaaaaaaaatgttttacctttaactaggcaagtcagttaagaacaaattcttatttacaatgacagcctaggaacagtgagttaactgccttgttcaggggcagaacgacagatttttaccttgtcagctcagggattcaatctagcaacctttcggttactggcccaacactctaaccactaggctacctgccgccccaatgtggATTCCTCAACTAGTCTAGTGTTATAAACTCACCAGAACTCTAGGTGATTCATCTCTATGTCCTGGTTGGGTAGGCAGTGTCATGCTGGTAGATATTTCAGCTACACTTCCGTAGCTGTGTCACAGACACTGGCTGTGCAAATGCACAAGGTTATACCATTTGTTCGATTAAATATGCATAACACATTCATTAAAGAGtaagtatttaatttttttaaatacagcaaAGAATTTAGCTTCCTTAGATTTGTGATAAACTTTTCTAACAGCGTCATTTCAGAAGTGCAACCTTTTACAATAAATATTTCCATTCACAATGAGACACACCAAAACCAAGAATTAAACAGACAAAAACATTCAAATTCTATTCCAACTGCTGGAATGACAGACTTGACTGCCCTAATATGGTAGGTTTGCAAATCCCAAGTGGTTTTCAAGTAAGGATAGTCGGAAGATTTGGAAGATGACAATAACAAACATGACAACACAATGGCTAAATCCTGTGACTCCCTGTCCCATAATAGAAATCAATTTGTTGATTCTCATCAATAGATCTGTTTTCTATTCCACTCTGCAACCATCAAGGCCCGTTTTAGATACCTACTGCAATATACTGGCATTACCCATCCGTTAGCCACAGTTCCAACAGCTGGCTGAACATGAAGATTGACAAATAAGGACAAGGCTGTTATATATAAATAAGGACACACCCAAATGGTCAATACAACAATAAGTGTCAATAATCCCTTCATTTAACTTTGTTGATTTAAGTTTGGTATGAGATACATATTCAACAGCATAATTTACTCTGAATAAACCGTTTGTGCATTTGCAATGATCATgtaacacacagagggagaggacaAGGCACCAGGTGTATGGAGGACATGAGAAGAATGAGAAGGCACCACTTGAGCAAGGCTTTCCAACTATTTTGATGTTTTCATTTATAAGAAAGGTACTTGACTTATATCAAATAACGGAACACACACAGTTCTTACAACCGTTTCTACCTACAGCTAAATCAAAGTATATTACATCTAAGtggcacaggtgtgtgtgtgccttgccTTGGTAATGCCTTCTGGCCATATCTGTAGGTATCATTCGTGACATCCCTCTTATAGGCCTTCGTGGAGCCAGGTTCAGAGTTTGCAGGTTGCCTGGGCCACTTTAGAGCTAGTCTTTCTGTTCAGGGAACTACAGATGAATGCTCCAGCATCCATCAGCTTGGGCAGGTCCACTCcctgagacagaggaggacaACAGAGTCACACACTGAAACAGGGAACTTTACATGTGTACTGACCAGTTTAAAAAGAGAACTGGGACTCCTCCAGATCAAACGTGTTGTGTTAAAAGTAAACACTGAAGACAATTCATTTTTCAATACACAGGAAGTAGAACATTTTCTCGTAACAGATTGCCAGACTCTATTGGACTGAGGGAGGATGTGAAAGAGGGAGACTGATAAAAAAAAAGAGGGAAGAGGTGAATTCTCACTGTCTGAATGCCGAGTCCATGCAGCATGTACACCACATCCTCTGTGGCCACATTCCCAGAAGCCCCTTGTGCATATGGACACCCTCCCAGGCCAGCCACGGACGAGTCCACAACACTGATGCCCATCTGCAAAAATAAACAGCATCTTCATCAAATGTATGCCAGAAGTATTGCAGTACTTTTTATACACCAAATCAGAGAGGGCTCTATATTGCACTCAGTTTCAGGTCTTACTGTGCAGTACCTGCAGGGCGATGAGGATGTTGGCCAGAGCCTGACCATAGGTGTCATGGCAGTGGACTGCCAAGGCGTCAACAGGTACCTCCCTGCTCACTGCCTCCAGCATCTCAGTCATGCCGCCCGGTGTGCCCACACCTATGGTGTCGCCCAGAGAGATCTCATAGCAACCCATTCTATACAGACGCTTGGCTACCTGCATTAGAGAAAGCAACAGATGAAATCTTCAAGCGGGTTTAAACCTCTATGACACTGTTAATAATAAAATCTATTTGGAGTATAATTACATTTATAAGGGAAGCTGAAGAGACTGTTCTCAGTGACAAGTAATAGAATGCTGGGCTTGGTCTGAGTCAGAGGAACTCACCTGAGCCACTTTGTCTGGTGACACCTGGCCCTCATATGGGCATCCCAGCACACATGACACATACCTGAGGGAACAGAGCAAGGAGGTGAGAGTGATGCCCTGGAGTCAAACAACCTGACGTCTTAGAGTAAACAACCCTACAGCATTTTACAGACTTTCCCATTGAAAATCACGACCGCTCCCATTTTCTTCCTCTGCTTCTccgtgtctgtctgtcaatctTACCCTCTGACTCGCACACCGGCCTCTTTGGCTGCTTTGGTGacctcctcaaagcgctgcaggcTCTCATCCACAGAGCAGTTGATGTTCTTCTTACTAAACAGCTCAGAGGCAGCCCCAAATATGGCCACCTCTGCTGCTCCTGCCTTCACCTGAGAAAATAACCAGCAACATACTTGCTCAATACCTACAGTCTAAAAATAGTGCTTACAATGGTTTAATAATTAGCTTTGATGGAATTATTAAGTTACTGAGTTACATGAGTTACTCAAACATATGTGTTTCTGTTATGTGTCTATTTGATGTTGAGGTGACACAGTAAGCACAGTAACATGTGCATGGAGCCAATCAGAGGTATGTACAGCTGCCTGGAAGCCCTTGAGGTTGGGGGTCAGTACGGGATAGGACACACCAGGCCGTCTGTTGATCCCCTTCATCACCTCTACCTGGTCGGCCATCTGTCAATCAGGAGGGACAGGACACATCAAATTATGCAATTGCAACTATTTTCATAATTGAATGAATagagtatccataataaacatctGTAAAGCAAACTATGGTAGTCACATGGACACCGATATTCAGTGATGATCTGGAATATACAATGTGAAAGGACATGTTGTTGAGTAAACAAAACACTCCAGTAAGCTACCTGTGGGACCCATTTTGGAGAGACAAAGCTTGTGGCTTCAATGACAGGAAGACCCGCCTCTGAGAGCATGTTAATCAGGTGAATCTTAACTTCAGTAGGGACAAGAGTCTGACAGGGACAGCAGGAGAGAGACATGAGTTATGACAATAACATCTGCAACAGGTGGCTTTTGACACAGTTCCCCAGAACTGTAAAAATACTTCCTGGTTACTCTTGAGTTTGAGCGACACCCACCCAGCCACACCTGCTCAATTCAATGGACCACCAAAAATATCTAATTCACCGGTGGACTCAGCAAAAAAAGCATAAAATCCTAATAAAGTGGTATACTACTATACCTTTTCATTCTGAAGACCATCTCTGGGTCCAACCTCCACTATCTTTACCCTCTCTGGTAGAGCCTTCCCTGCAGAGGCACCAACCTGAACCTGTTGACAACAGAGGTAAGTGTGAGACAGTACATGTAGCTAACTACaagtaaacacacatacatacattatgGCTACGACATTGCTCGTTATACCAAAATAGAGTATTTCACACACATTTTAAAAGCGGTCTTTAGCATTCATTTTAACCAAAAGTTAGCTAGTACTGCTGTaaccttagctagctaagttaggctaataaaattgattttttttaaaacaagccactGCACTGGAGAGACGTTGAAGAAAGAAAACACACGGACTTACTGATTTCGCCACTGCTGCTGAACAACTGAAGGATAAACATTGATGACCCACTCTAGAACCAAAGGTGCTTCTGTTGACAAATCTCATGACAGCCGCCATGTTCGTCCAGCCTTAGCAGTGACGtacatttcttcttcttctttgggatCGGGTTGGCAGATAGCATCTAACTTTAAGgtgcatacaccgccacctactgtactgaagTGTGAGGCCAGCCACGACCTACCTACGTTAAATTCTCTTCATTATTCCTGTTCTTAGGAAAAAATtgcaccaccaactaaccctacccctatataccactatttccGAAAAATTCAAATCACCACCCCattaactcttctgcagtaacaTCCCATACACCCAGGTTATTCTCTGCCGTTAACACCTACACTCATTAataacccactaccccattccactactttgaccctatctgctcctgcaccatgccaacggcctgggaggacgggacaccaccactcaacacaccctgtaactcttctgaagtcaaatcttgtATACTCTCAGGATTCCTCACCCTTGACCCACCCTACtgtactttcttcactgcctcagcacaCAACAATTTCTTCTGCTGGTCCTCTACTCCACAAAAAAAGTAGTACATTACCACCACCTACTGACCAGCCCAGATATAGCCTACATTTGCACCAGGTGTAAAGTTGACTTGAAACACCTCAAATTGTTCTGAAAAGGATATTGGAAAGCGAAGTTACATCATGAACTTGAATGACTGTAGTGTCTTTAACTTTAATGTTTTATTCTATCTCATAATCTTTATTTTGACTTTGGTTTAAATGGTTTACAACATTATAAACCATTTGTGAGCAAAGAACAGCCGCAATATGGCCCTAGACCCCACCATAGATAATCAAACTCAAATTGAAAGACATTTCCTGATGAATCAATAAAACAAAGTCAACTTGGAATTTCTTTAAAAATATAAAttttatgtgtgtaaaataagtAGAAAAGATAATAAATAAACATGGATGATACATCAATAATAATCATGGTCAAAATAATGTGTAGTAATTCATttgtaaataaaaacaaacaattaATAGTAAACAATTAACAGAGTAAAACATTCTCTACACAAAAACGTGCAAACACTGTCCACTGTAGTTGACTTAACATGAAAGGCATTGGCAAACATATATAAACACCATTGACTTCCCTTTGATGTCCCTTAAAATCCTCACTAACATCAAAGGTGTGAGGAGTATTTGGCTGGAAATAAGTGTTAATATTCTTGATGCAAACAAAGACGAAAGCTGACAAACAAAATGGTAACATTATACATTGAATATCAAACACTTTTTCTTTTCATATTAAACTGAAAATACAAGCTTGAAAACGTCTTGTTAAGAATAAAAGCAGTCTATTATATTACAAATTCTAATATTTACAGTTATAAACAATTATTATTCAACATAACTTTCTCCAATGAATAGTCATTAGAAATGTGGACGCTTATATATAATCACTGACAATAAACATTATAGCAGACACTCATACACAAAAGTGCCCAgtcaagcaaacacacacacacacaccaacacacacacacacacacacacaccaacacacacaccaacacacacacacacacaccaacacacacacacacacacacacacacactttcactgaAGCTCCTCATCGCTGTCTTCCACTTCCTGGATGATAAGGTCAGCTCCTGAGTCTTCTGCCAGGTCGTCATCATCGGTTACCAGCCAGCTCCTCTGTGtgtctccatcctcctcctccccgtCCACCCCCAGCAGTAGGGCAGGCTCCTCGCTAGCCCCCTCCAGGCCATCGATAGGCAGATCCTCACAGCCCGTCTCCTGGATGCACTCAGTACACATGCGGTAGCGCCGCAAGCCCTCACACACTACCCGCCCACTCTGCTCTGTCACCTGACGCTTACACTTCCTGCACACTAGCTTCCTGGCCTGATGGATCTGTAGAGCATTAATCAGGGAAACAAATTGAGAAATTATACAGGAAAAACACTAATAGAATGTCTACACCTGTAAATCTGCCCACCATGTTTTAGCCCTAGATGACTCACCGTCTCGAAGTGGCTGCGAAGGTGCTCCAGGCGGGTGAAGCGTTTGTTGCAGGCCTGGCAGGGATACGGCCGCTCGCCCGTGTGACAGCGCAGGTGCCTCTTCAGGTCTGCCTTCCTCTTGACCGTGTGAGTGCAGAACGGGCACTTGAAGCGCATGGAGGGGTTAGGGTCTAAAGTGAGATTAGGGGGACATTAATTAGAACCTGTGTTAACCCTAAGAACCTAATAATTAATAACGGTCAATAATAATATCACGCACTCACCTTTGTTAAAGAGTCCCACAACACCCACAATGGTAGGTAGAGTGGCATACAGTTCGTCTGCCTTCTGTGCCGTTTGTGACCGGGCCTCTTGGATGGCCAGGGCCTCATCTGTTGAGGAGCGCATGCAGTAGGGTTTCCTCTTGCCAGCCCCTTTCCGTCTGCGCTCCGCACGAGGCCGGGCAAACTGGGGCTCCTCTGCATCCGGCAGCACCTCCACCTCAGGGCTGTGCTGCTGGCTGGGCTGAGGGGAGCTGAGATCCTGCTTCAGGACTGCAGCATCCAGGTCCAACTCCTTCACCAAGTACCTGGAAGACTGGGGCCTGGAGCTGTCGTGGGTCCAGAGGGCAGAGGGAGGGCTGATGGAGGTGGCTGCTTGGTGGTCTATGGCGTTGTCCTCCCTACCCCCCTGAGGATAGCTGTTCTCAGACAAGCTGAGGTAGCGGACA
This region includes:
- the zbtb8a gene encoding zinc finger and BTB domain-containing protein 8A — its product is MAMVTEMGANLAYRATGEPNHLQAQRWYHTDITADHQSYLLKQLDNQRRQELFCDCNVLVEGQLFKAHRNVLFGSSGYFRMLLSHGADDNAEPVSTSFEVFSPDTFTVILDFIYSGQLDLSSHNVIEVMSAASYLQMNNVISYCKDFIKSSLEISAKEDDVRYLSLSENSYPQGGREDNAIDHQAATSISPPSALWTHDSSRPQSSRYLVKELDLDAAVLKQDLSSPQPSQQHSPEVEVLPDAEEPQFARPRAERRRKGAGKRKPYCMRSSTDEALAIQEARSQTAQKADELYATLPTIVGVVGLFNKDPNPSMRFKCPFCTHTVKRKADLKRHLRCHTGERPYPCQACNKRFTRLEHLRSHFETIHQARKLVCRKCKRQVTEQSGRVVCEGLRRYRMCTECIQETGCEDLPIDGLEGASEEPALLLGVDGEEEDGDTQRSWLVTDDDDLAEDSGADLIIQEVEDSDEELQ
- the LOC115172729 gene encoding hydroxymethylglutaryl-CoA lyase, mitochondrial — its product is MAAVMRFVNRSTFGSRVGHQCLSFSCSAAVAKSVQVGASAGKALPERVKIVEVGPRDGLQNEKTLVPTEVKIHLINMLSEAGLPVIEATSFVSPKWVPQMADQVEVMKGINRRPGVSYPVLTPNLKGFQAAVKAGAAEVAIFGAASELFSKKNINCSVDESLQRFEEVTKAAKEAGVRVRGYVSCVLGCPYEGQVSPDKVAQVAKRLYRMGCYEISLGDTIGVGTPGGMTEMLEAVSREVPVDALAVHCHDTYGQALANILIALQMGISVVDSSVAGLGGCPYAQGASGNVATEDVVYMLHGLGIQTGVDLPKLMDAGAFICSSLNRKTSSKVAQATCKL